Proteins co-encoded in one Armatimonadota bacterium genomic window:
- a CDS encoding MBL fold metallo-hydrolase has translation MHASSSTTPLRARVLRSGSAGNAVLVETAGARVLIDAGLPADALLRALRAAGSTPLAAILLTHEHDDHARGAVALARATGAPIFLTAATLRACGESLAGVPHEVVAVERPFVVGGVEVTPFPVPHDAAQPVGFALTRNGTRVVVACDLGEVTSTVLDHARGADLLVIEANYDVGLLAVSPYPWFLKNRIAGPRGHLSNAAAARAAVAAATGRPQTVHLVHLSEVNNLAPLARDLVRAALEAEGLAAVRVEAVRPNAAGPWWPPGSTPAG, from the coding sequence ATGCACGCGTCGTCGTCCACCACCCCCCTGCGCGCGCGGGTGCTCCGCAGCGGGAGCGCCGGCAACGCGGTGCTCGTGGAGACGGCGGGCGCCCGGGTGCTGATCGACGCGGGGCTGCCGGCCGACGCGCTGCTGCGCGCCCTGCGCGCCGCAGGCTCCACCCCGCTGGCGGCCATCCTGTTGACCCACGAGCACGACGACCACGCAAGGGGCGCGGTGGCCCTGGCGCGGGCTACGGGCGCGCCGATCTTCCTCACCGCGGCCACGCTACGCGCGTGCGGCGAGAGCCTGGCGGGGGTGCCCCACGAGGTGGTGGCGGTGGAGCGTCCGTTCGTCGTGGGCGGGGTCGAGGTCACGCCGTTTCCTGTCCCTCATGACGCCGCACAGCCCGTGGGGTTTGCGCTGACGCGCAACGGGACGCGCGTGGTCGTGGCCTGTGACCTCGGCGAGGTCACGTCCACGGTGCTCGACCACGCGCGGGGCGCCGACCTGCTGGTCATCGAGGCGAACTACGACGTCGGGCTGCTGGCGGTGTCACCGTACCCCTGGTTCCTCAAGAACCGCATCGCCGGGCCCCGCGGGCATCTCTCGAACGCGGCGGCGGCCAGGGCGGCCGTGGCCGCGGCCACGGGCCGGCCCCAGACCGTGCACCTGGTCCACCTGAGCGAGGTGAACAACCTGGCCCCGTTGGCCCGCGACCTTGTGCGCGCAGCGCTGGAGGCGGAAGGGCTGGCGGCGGTGCGCGTCGAGGCCGTCCGGCCTAACGCCGCCGGCCCATGGTGGCCGCCGGGCAGCACGCCCGCGGGATGA
- a CDS encoding penicillin acylase family protein, with product MVRSSTDLLRQLGAGVPIEAVCAAEGLTRQAFDAWWQAEVAARVPPTTGTFRVGAPGPVRILRDRWGIPHVLAARDDALFFGVGFAMAQDRLWQMDYLRRRALGRLAEVLGPDGLELDIVARTVGLPHIAQAHLERLPATTRVALEAFSAGVNACIGVRAGGLPIEFALLDYAPDPWTPYDSLAVLAELRWYLTGRLPVIAIPELAKRVLRDPGLYEAFLLPEAGDETIVAAVAPAATPVEPLASGGAGEGPGSNNWAVAGHRSVTGRPLLASDPHIAFGVTSCWYELHLCGGSFNAAGIAYVGTPALLMGRNARVAWGVTNNLCSQRDLYLERTDPTHPGAFLYDGRWEPARERREEIAVRGAPAVDLVVRASRNGPIVDHLLPGPLRDTGPVSLRWLGAEDSDELTCLLEIARADSVAAVRAALRTWSVPTLNFVLADVDGHIAYQCAGRIPIREQWDRAYRPGWDPAHQWRAFIPFDMLPAVVDPPTGWVRTANNHNAPPDFPYPLSGTWSSGLRARRIRQLLEAQERFSADDFARMQLDVLSLRAVEGVPGLLALVDGSGDARVRRAAAVLRAWDRRMTTDAVGAAIFEVFFAEWCRAVAAARFPAPLVDLMASANAGLALALLTGDPWGWFPDGDRATAALHALRRAVDALEARLGPAMDTWTWGRIHTIPLRHALSGRGDLGTLLDRGGLPVHGSGVTVCNTGYDPNYLASLGANYRLIADLATDPPVLWAVDAAGASGEPGSPHYGDQLPEWLAGRYHVIPLDPARAEQDAVAALLLEDALLEEERLTLPPGRP from the coding sequence ATGGTGCGATCTTCGACTGACCTGCTGCGCCAGCTGGGGGCCGGCGTCCCCATCGAGGCCGTCTGCGCCGCCGAAGGACTCACGCGGCAGGCGTTCGACGCCTGGTGGCAGGCGGAGGTCGCCGCACGCGTGCCACCAACCACCGGCACGTTCCGCGTCGGCGCGCCGGGGCCGGTCCGGATCCTGCGCGATCGCTGGGGCATCCCCCATGTCCTGGCCGCACGTGACGACGCCCTGTTCTTCGGCGTCGGCTTCGCCATGGCCCAGGACCGCTTGTGGCAGATGGACTACCTGCGCCGGCGCGCGCTGGGGCGGCTGGCGGAGGTGCTGGGTCCCGATGGCCTCGAGCTGGACATCGTGGCCCGCACCGTCGGCCTGCCCCACATCGCGCAGGCCCACCTCGAGCGCCTGCCGGCGACCACCCGGGTGGCCCTCGAGGCGTTCTCCGCCGGGGTGAACGCCTGCATCGGCGTGCGCGCAGGGGGCCTGCCCATCGAGTTCGCCCTGCTCGACTACGCGCCCGACCCGTGGACACCGTACGACTCGCTGGCGGTGCTGGCCGAGTTGCGCTGGTACCTCACCGGGCGGCTGCCCGTGATCGCCATCCCCGAGCTGGCCAAGCGCGTGCTGCGCGACCCCGGGCTCTACGAGGCGTTCCTGCTGCCCGAAGCCGGCGACGAGACGATCGTCGCGGCGGTGGCGCCCGCGGCGACGCCGGTGGAGCCGCTCGCCAGCGGGGGCGCCGGCGAGGGACCGGGCAGCAACAACTGGGCCGTAGCCGGACACCGCAGCGTGACCGGCCGACCGCTGCTGGCCAGCGACCCCCACATCGCCTTCGGGGTCACCAGCTGCTGGTACGAGCTGCACCTCTGCGGCGGGTCGTTCAACGCCGCCGGGATCGCCTACGTGGGCACGCCGGCCCTGCTCATGGGCCGCAACGCGCGCGTGGCGTGGGGCGTGACCAACAACCTCTGCTCGCAGCGCGACCTGTACCTCGAGCGCACCGATCCCACGCACCCCGGCGCGTTCCTCTACGACGGCCGATGGGAGCCGGCGCGCGAGCGCCGCGAGGAGATCGCCGTCCGCGGCGCGCCGGCCGTCGACCTGGTCGTGCGCGCGTCGCGCAACGGCCCTATCGTCGACCACCTGCTGCCCGGCCCGCTGCGCGACACCGGTCCCGTGAGCCTGCGCTGGCTGGGCGCCGAGGACAGCGACGAGCTGACCTGCCTGCTGGAGATCGCCCGGGCAGACAGCGTGGCCGCCGTCCGCGCCGCGCTGCGCACCTGGAGCGTTCCCACGCTCAACTTCGTCCTGGCCGACGTCGACGGCCACATCGCCTACCAGTGCGCCGGCCGCATCCCGATCCGCGAGCAGTGGGACCGCGCCTACCGGCCCGGATGGGACCCCGCCCACCAGTGGCGGGCGTTCATCCCCTTCGACATGCTGCCCGCGGTCGTCGACCCGCCCACCGGCTGGGTGCGTACTGCCAACAACCACAACGCGCCGCCCGACTTCCCCTACCCTCTCTCGGGGACCTGGAGCAGCGGCCTCCGGGCCCGCCGCATCCGACAGCTGCTCGAGGCGCAGGAGCGCTTCAGCGCCGACGATTTCGCCCGCATGCAGCTCGACGTGCTGTCGCTGCGGGCCGTCGAGGGCGTCCCCGGGCTGCTGGCGCTGGTGGACGGCAGCGGCGACGCCCGTGTGCGTCGCGCGGCGGCAGTGCTGCGTGCCTGGGATCGCCGCATGACGACCGATGCCGTCGGCGCCGCCATCTTCGAGGTGTTCTTCGCAGAGTGGTGCCGCGCCGTCGCCGCCGCGCGCTTCCCGGCGCCCCTGGTGGACCTGATGGCCAGCGCCAACGCCGGCCTTGCGCTCGCCCTGCTGACCGGCGATCCCTGGGGCTGGTTCCCCGACGGCGACCGCGCCACCGCCGCACTGCACGCGCTGCGGCGCGCGGTGGACGCCCTGGAGGCCCGGCTGGGCCCGGCCATGGACACCTGGACCTGGGGCCGCATCCACACGATCCCGCTACGCCACGCGTTGTCCGGGCGGGGCGACCTGGGGACGTTGCTCGACCGCGGCGGCCTCCCTGTCCACGGCAGCGGCGTGACCGTGTGCAACACCGGCTACGATCCCAACTACCTGGCCAGCCTGGGCGCCAACTACCGGCTGATCGCCGACCTGGCCACCGATCCTCCCGTACTGTGGGCCGTCGACGCGGCGGGCGCCTCGGGCGAGCCCGGAAGCCCGCACTACGGTGACCAGCTGCCCGAGTGGCTGGCGGGACGGTACCACGTCATCCCGCTGGATCCGGCGCGGGCGGAGCAGGACGCAGTCGCCGCACTGCTGCTTGAGGATGCGCTGCTCGAGGAGGAACGCTTGACGCTACCGCCAGGCCGCCCATAA
- a CDS encoding metallopeptidase family protein: MVRLSRKRFEQLVAEALRQIPPEFQRALDNVAVVVEAWPTAEQLAEVGLDPDELLFGLYQGTPLPQRSPLEPYRLPDVITIFQGPLEEACATEDEMREEIRKTVVHELAHYFGFDEERLEELGLG; this comes from the coding sequence GTGGTGCGGCTGAGCCGCAAGCGGTTCGAGCAGCTGGTGGCCGAGGCGTTGCGCCAGATCCCGCCGGAGTTCCAGCGGGCGCTGGACAACGTCGCGGTCGTCGTCGAGGCCTGGCCCACGGCAGAGCAGCTCGCCGAGGTGGGCCTGGATCCTGATGAGCTGCTGTTCGGGCTCTACCAGGGCACACCGCTGCCCCAGCGCAGCCCCCTGGAGCCCTACCGCCTGCCCGACGTCATCACGATCTTCCAGGGCCCCCTGGAAGAAGCGTGCGCCACCGAGGACGAGATGCGCGAGGAGATCCGCAAGACCGTGGTGCACGAGCTGGCGCACTACTTCGGCTTCGACGAGGAGCGGCTGGAGGAGCTGGGCCTCGGGTAA
- a CDS encoding HD-GYP domain-containing protein: MPRAADRVGGVDALGRVDRPGRLEELERAYICALLALTDAADARTEYRPGHARRSGELAAQVARAMGLPPDQVEVVRYGAILHDVGQISVPEEILRSPCPPTAEEWRTIRTHPVSGAQLLAVIPRLAGVAEIVRAHHERWDGRGYPRGLRGEEIPLGARIVAVVDAYLAMIEDRPYRYARSPQEAVGELQRRAGTQFDPAVVRAFVQVVRASREEEDRSGPAETAGLTTAEIPVAPAAGPHGDVLEDPDGIWQPLRESLTRLTRTSARPDDGVR; this comes from the coding sequence ATGCCCCGCGCCGCGGACCGCGTCGGGGGCGTCGACGCGCTCGGGCGGGTCGACCGGCCCGGCCGACTGGAGGAACTCGAGCGCGCGTACATCTGCGCGCTGCTGGCGCTGACCGACGCCGCCGACGCCCGCACCGAGTACCGTCCGGGGCACGCGCGCCGCAGCGGCGAGCTGGCCGCACAGGTGGCGCGCGCGATGGGCTTGCCGCCAGACCAGGTCGAGGTGGTGCGCTACGGCGCCATCCTCCACGACGTCGGCCAGATCAGCGTGCCCGAGGAGATCCTGCGCAGCCCCTGCCCGCCCACGGCCGAGGAGTGGCGGACGATCCGCACTCATCCGGTGTCCGGCGCGCAGCTGCTCGCGGTCATCCCCCGGCTGGCGGGCGTCGCCGAGATCGTGCGCGCCCACCACGAGCGGTGGGACGGCCGCGGCTACCCGCGGGGGTTGCGCGGTGAGGAGATCCCCCTGGGCGCGCGCATCGTGGCGGTGGTCGACGCGTACCTGGCGATGATCGAAGACCGGCCGTACCGGTACGCGCGCAGCCCCCAGGAGGCGGTGGGCGAACTGCAGCGACGCGCCGGCACGCAGTTCGACCCAGCCGTCGTCCGCGCGTTCGTCCAGGTCGTGCGCGCGAGCCGCGAAGAAGAAGACCGCAGCGGACCGGCCGAGACGGCCGGCCTGACCACCGCAGAGATCCCCGTCGCGCCCGCCGCAGGTCCGCACGGCGACGTCCTGGAGGATCCCGACGGCATCTGGCAGCCGCTGCGCGAGAGCCTGACCCGGTTGACGCGCACCAGCGCGCGCCCGGACGACGGCGTGCGCTAG
- the solA gene encoding N-methyl-L-tryptophan oxidase produces the protein MTYDVVVIGVGGMGSAAVYHLARRGARVLGLEQFDIPHDRGSSHGVTRIIRLAYFEDPAYVPLLRRAYALWHELQHRYGEPLLYITGAIDAGLPGSVTVEGSLRSCAVHHLPHEVLDAATLGRRYPGYRLAPEMVAVYQPDGGFVLSERAIVAHVMLAQAAGAEVHARERVLSWDPDGGQVVVRTDRAVYRARRLVVTAGPWAGRLVPRLAALAVPERQVLLWAQPRRPELFRLGAFPVFNLEAPEGRFYGFPIFGVPGVKIGKYHHRHERVDPDAVSREVTAEDEAVVREGLRRYFPEADGPTMAMKTCLFTNSPDEHFIVDRLPEAPQVCVAAGFSGHGYKFCSVMGEILADLALDGASAFDLRLFRATRFEA, from the coding sequence GTGACCTACGACGTGGTCGTCATCGGTGTGGGCGGGATGGGCAGCGCCGCCGTCTACCACCTGGCCCGCCGGGGGGCGCGGGTGCTGGGCCTCGAGCAGTTCGACATCCCCCACGACCGCGGTTCCTCCCACGGGGTCACCCGCATCATCCGCCTGGCCTACTTCGAGGATCCGGCCTACGTGCCGCTGCTGCGTCGCGCGTACGCCCTCTGGCACGAGCTGCAGCACCGGTACGGCGAGCCGCTGCTCTACATCACCGGCGCGATCGACGCCGGGCTCCCCGGCAGCGTGACGGTCGAGGGGTCGCTGCGTTCGTGCGCCGTGCATCACCTGCCCCACGAGGTGCTGGACGCCGCCACGCTCGGGCGGCGGTACCCCGGCTACCGGCTGGCGCCGGAGATGGTGGCGGTCTACCAGCCCGACGGCGGCTTCGTGCTGTCCGAGCGCGCGATCGTGGCCCACGTGATGCTGGCGCAGGCGGCCGGCGCCGAGGTGCACGCCCGCGAGCGGGTGCTAAGCTGGGACCCCGACGGCGGTCAGGTCGTCGTGCGCACCGACCGCGCCGTCTACCGTGCCCGGCGGCTGGTCGTCACGGCGGGCCCGTGGGCTGGCCGCCTCGTTCCGCGGCTGGCCGCCCTGGCAGTGCCCGAGCGGCAGGTCCTGCTGTGGGCGCAGCCGCGCCGGCCCGAGCTCTTCCGGCTGGGCGCGTTCCCGGTCTTCAACCTCGAGGCGCCGGAGGGCCGTTTCTACGGATTTCCGATCTTCGGCGTCCCGGGCGTCAAGATCGGCAAGTACCACCACCGGCACGAGCGGGTCGACCCGGATGCGGTCTCGCGCGAGGTCACCGCCGAGGACGAGGCGGTGGTGCGCGAGGGGCTACGCCGCTACTTCCCCGAGGCCGACGGCCCGACCATGGCGATGAAGACGTGTCTGTTCACCAACTCGCCCGACGAGCACTTCATCGTCGACCGTCTGCCCGAGGCGCCGCAGGTGTGCGTCGCCGCGGGCTTCTCGGGGCACGGCTACAAGTTCTGCAGCGTGATGGGCGAGATCCTGGCCGACCTCGCCCTGGACGGCGCCAGCGCGTTCGACCTGCGCCTGTTCCGCGCGACCCGATTCGAGGCCTGA
- a CDS encoding helix-turn-helix transcriptional regulator, with protein sequence MRNLAVTLEELLRQAESYRRAGGAGPAQALLARAAAMLAPTAPARAAAFFEDAGRLAMHAGAHQIAAENFGRALEILTQQMDPPPALRARLYARLARAHYAGGTLRRAAAAAGRAVRLARGVDAAVAADAYLVLGAVLRMRGRPREALRAFHRARRLALQARRLRRAAEALHGGGRALLDLGEVWRAEVALNRAEREYRRLRGAPTPVRVDLVRLRLVREDVTGGLDAVRALLADVSARLDAATHASALALAAEFQSRVDPAGGLETAVLAFELACTLGRPPVLADVVPVLLRLRRATRQPLAPREQQVARALAAELGLAVDAEHGRAWHGVDDDRAVPEADRAGVAPPLPATMRERPAPWTDGGIPPRRLSHRADRSAPDLPTPAPTGQEIRALRIALGWTQEQLAERAGFEVTTVKRAERNAGVPERTMRALAMAMGVAPASTGQTAARYWRHMGRAYEAMGSLQEARAAFAQAAKLAGASGDLLGEAQAEVALARLDLRAGEVGGVVGRLERCGRVFASAGDVAACRQVERLMAQAHVAMGDAAAAVERLEALLDMPGTPVEDRLELLEALAVACEAAGNPVRADAMRREAARLRAAGAAQAPARVRQYAEEAVRLHRAGREAEAAYMAEVAARWASITQALAQVASG encoded by the coding sequence GTGAGGAACCTCGCGGTGACTTTAGAGGAACTGCTCCGACAGGCGGAAAGCTACCGGCGGGCGGGAGGGGCCGGCCCGGCACAGGCACTGCTCGCGCGGGCGGCCGCCATGCTGGCACCCACGGCCCCGGCCCGGGCTGCCGCGTTCTTCGAGGACGCCGGGCGACTGGCCATGCACGCTGGCGCCCACCAGATCGCCGCAGAGAACTTCGGCCGGGCGCTGGAGATACTCACACAACAGATGGACCCGCCGCCGGCCCTGCGCGCCCGGCTGTACGCCCGCCTCGCCCGCGCGCACTATGCTGGCGGCACGTTGCGGCGGGCTGCGGCGGCGGCGGGCCGGGCGGTGCGGCTGGCCCGCGGCGTGGATGCGGCCGTGGCCGCCGACGCCTACCTGGTCCTCGGTGCGGTCCTGCGCATGCGCGGTCGCCCCCGCGAGGCGCTCCGGGCGTTCCACCGGGCCCGACGGCTGGCACTGCAGGCGCGTCGGCTGCGGCGCGCCGCCGAGGCGTTGCACGGCGGCGGTCGGGCCCTGCTGGACCTGGGCGAGGTCTGGCGGGCAGAGGTCGCGCTCAACCGTGCTGAACGAGAATACCGGCGGCTGCGCGGCGCTCCGACGCCCGTCCGCGTGGACCTCGTGCGGCTACGCCTCGTGCGCGAGGATGTGACAGGCGGCCTGGACGCGGTACGCGCGCTGCTGGCAGACGTCAGCGCCCGTCTGGACGCAGCGACGCACGCATCGGCCCTGGCGCTGGCCGCAGAGTTCCAGAGCCGCGTCGACCCCGCAGGCGGCCTGGAGACCGCGGTGCTGGCGTTCGAGCTGGCCTGTACGCTGGGCCGGCCCCCGGTGCTCGCGGACGTGGTGCCCGTACTGCTCCGCCTGCGGCGCGCTACCCGTCAGCCGCTGGCGCCTCGCGAGCAGCAGGTGGCGCGGGCGTTGGCCGCTGAACTGGGCCTGGCGGTGGACGCGGAGCACGGCCGCGCGTGGCACGGCGTTGACGACGATCGGGCCGTCCCCGAGGCTGACCGGGCAGGCGTGGCACCGCCGCTTCCCGCGACGATGCGCGAGCGCCCTGCGCCCTGGACCGACGGCGGGATTCCGCCGCGTCGCCTGTCGCATCGTGCCGACCGCAGCGCGCCGGACCTGCCGACGCCGGCGCCCACGGGGCAGGAGATCCGTGCGCTGCGCATCGCGCTGGGGTGGACCCAGGAACAGCTCGCCGAACGGGCGGGCTTCGAGGTGACGACCGTCAAGCGGGCGGAGCGCAACGCCGGCGTGCCGGAACGCACGATGCGCGCGCTGGCCATGGCCATGGGCGTCGCGCCCGCATCGACGGGACAGACCGCTGCGCGCTACTGGCGCCACATGGGCCGGGCGTACGAGGCGATGGGCTCGCTCCAGGAGGCGCGCGCGGCGTTCGCACAGGCGGCGAAGCTGGCCGGGGCCAGCGGCGACCTGCTGGGCGAGGCCCAGGCCGAGGTCGCGCTGGCGCGGCTGGACCTGCGCGCCGGTGAGGTCGGAGGGGTGGTGGGGCGACTGGAGCGGTGCGGCCGGGTGTTCGCCAGTGCCGGTGACGTGGCCGCCTGCCGCCAGGTGGAACGGCTGATGGCGCAGGCGCACGTGGCCATGGGCGATGCGGCCGCCGCGGTCGAGCGCCTCGAGGCGTTGCTGGATATGCCGGGCACGCCCGTCGAGGACCGGCTGGAACTGCTGGAGGCGCTGGCAGTCGCATGCGAGGCCGCCGGCAACCCGGTCCGGGCGGACGCGATGCGTCGGGAAGCTGCGCGGCTGCGGGCGGCGGGTGCCGCGCAGGCGCCCGCGCGCGTGCGCCAGTACGCGGAAGAGGCGGTGCGCCTGCACCGCGCCGGCCGCGAGGCGGAGGCGGCGTACATGGCCGAGGTCGCGGCGCGCTGGGCGTCCATCACCCAGGCCCTCGCGCAGGTGGCGTCGGGCTAA
- the glpK gene encoding glycerol kinase GlpK: MASTDRAYLAAIDQGTTGTRCILFDLAGAVVASSYREHDQHFPQPGWVEHDPMQIWDRTQTVVAEALAAAPRGQLLAVGITNQRETTVAWDGDTGRSLYHAIVWQDVRTERDCQALIEAGWEDDVRRRTGLPISTYFSATKIRWLLAHVPEVRAAAAVGRLRLGTMDTWLVWHLTGGTAGGAHVTDPTNASRTLLCNLDTLAWDPVLLDRFGVPAAALPEIRPSVPAVPYGFTAPDGPFRARVPVCGILGDQQAALVGQACVAPGDAKNTYGTGSFLLQHVGPRPAWSTHGLLGTAAYVAARAGGEPVRAYALEGSIAVTGAAVQWLRDNLGLIASAAETEALARSVPDTGGVYFVPAFSGLFAPYWDMRARGAIVGLTRYVTKAHLVRATLEAICFQSREVLDAMVADSGQPVTVLKVDGGAAANDFLMQLQADILGVPVVRPAVRETTSLGAAYAAGLAVGALPSLEALRQLWRADRTFEPAWDAGRREEALRGWRRAVERARGWLEG, encoded by the coding sequence ATGGCCAGCACGGATCGCGCCTACCTGGCGGCCATCGACCAGGGCACGACCGGGACACGCTGTATCCTGTTCGACCTCGCCGGTGCCGTCGTGGCGTCGTCCTACCGCGAGCACGACCAGCACTTCCCGCAGCCGGGCTGGGTGGAGCACGACCCGATGCAGATCTGGGACCGTACCCAGACGGTCGTCGCCGAGGCGCTGGCCGCCGCGCCCCGCGGTCAGCTGCTCGCGGTGGGCATCACCAACCAGCGCGAGACCACCGTCGCCTGGGACGGAGACACCGGCCGGTCGCTGTACCACGCCATCGTCTGGCAGGACGTGCGCACTGAGCGCGACTGCCAGGCGCTCATCGAGGCGGGGTGGGAGGACGACGTGCGGCGACGGACCGGCCTGCCCATCAGCACGTACTTCTCGGCCACGAAGATCCGCTGGCTGCTGGCGCACGTCCCGGAGGTACGGGCCGCGGCCGCGGTCGGACGCTTGCGCCTGGGCACGATGGACACCTGGCTCGTCTGGCACCTCACGGGCGGCACCGCAGGCGGCGCGCACGTGACCGACCCCACCAACGCGTCGCGCACGCTGCTGTGCAACCTGGACACGCTGGCCTGGGATCCCGTGCTGCTGGACCGGTTCGGCGTGCCGGCCGCGGCGCTGCCGGAGATCCGGCCCTCCGTGCCCGCCGTGCCCTACGGGTTCACCGCGCCCGACGGCCCGTTCCGCGCCCGGGTGCCGGTGTGCGGCATCCTGGGGGACCAGCAGGCCGCCCTGGTGGGGCAGGCGTGCGTCGCGCCGGGCGATGCCAAGAACACCTACGGCACCGGGTCGTTCCTGCTGCAGCACGTGGGTCCCCGTCCGGCCTGGAGCACCCACGGGCTGCTGGGGACGGCGGCGTACGTGGCGGCGCGGGCTGGCGGCGAGCCGGTGCGCGCCTACGCCCTGGAAGGGTCGATCGCCGTGACCGGCGCGGCGGTGCAGTGGCTGCGCGACAACCTGGGGCTGATCGCCTCGGCGGCGGAGACCGAGGCGCTGGCGCGATCGGTGCCCGATACCGGCGGCGTCTACTTCGTGCCGGCGTTCTCCGGGCTGTTCGCACCCTACTGGGACATGCGCGCTCGCGGGGCGATCGTGGGCCTGACGCGGTACGTCACGAAGGCGCACCTGGTGCGTGCGACGCTGGAGGCGATCTGCTTCCAGAGCCGTGAGGTGCTCGACGCCATGGTGGCCGACAGCGGGCAGCCGGTCACGGTGCTCAAGGTCGACGGGGGCGCGGCGGCCAACGACTTCCTCATGCAGCTGCAGGCCGACATCCTGGGCGTGCCGGTGGTGCGGCCGGCGGTGCGCGAGACCACGTCGCTGGGCGCCGCCTACGCCGCCGGGCTGGCCGTGGGGGCGTTGCCGTCGCTGGAGGCCCTGCGGCAGCTGTGGCGCGCCGACCGCACCTTCGAGCCCGCCTGGGACGCCGGCCGGCGCGAGGAGGCGCTGCGCGGCTGGCGGCGCGCGGTGGAGCGGGCCCGGGGCTGGCTGGAAGGCTGA
- a CDS encoding sugar ABC transporter substrate-binding protein, translating to MRPRSVVCKAAVPVLLLVLVLGLAPAFPQARPTLKMIWVGWPEAHIVPLVQAAAADAGVEVDLERIPFGRLFETLDIRLGARTSTPDVYAVDGPMTASYAVRGHLLPLDDVFTADEKRDWLQACIDQGTFDRKLYSAPVVTSSQLLYYNKTLFQRAGLPFPPADVRQRWTWERVVEAARKIARPAEGIWGLVLEQTDRPYQILPLAQSKGAAGISPDGLRASGYIDTPAFVDAMTFYQRLFTEWQVSPKGLFEIPQVTELFGTGKLAMLVGELWNLRFLEAYRDLSWGVAPHPYFQGGKVVTPTGSWHIGINPRTERRRETIAFVKAFVSSKENAMLFDLTRRTPCRRSVYRQKAGEFSLAPWRIVLYELANTAVPRPLTPGFREYENILQQALRDIQLGADVQRTLRAAAARIDRELAKYRQ from the coding sequence GTGCGTCCCCGGTCGGTGGTGTGCAAGGCCGCGGTTCCCGTGCTGCTCCTCGTCCTGGTGCTGGGCCTCGCGCCAGCGTTCCCCCAGGCCCGCCCTACACTGAAGATGATCTGGGTCGGCTGGCCCGAAGCGCACATCGTGCCCTTGGTGCAAGCGGCGGCGGCCGATGCCGGCGTCGAGGTCGACCTGGAGCGCATCCCCTTCGGGCGGCTGTTCGAAACACTGGATATCCGCCTGGGCGCGCGGACGAGTACCCCCGACGTCTACGCCGTCGATGGGCCGATGACGGCGTCGTACGCGGTGCGCGGCCACCTGCTGCCGCTGGACGACGTCTTCACGGCCGACGAGAAGCGCGACTGGCTGCAGGCATGCATCGACCAGGGGACGTTCGACCGGAAGCTGTACTCTGCCCCAGTCGTGACCAGTTCGCAACTCCTGTACTACAACAAGACGCTGTTCCAGCGCGCCGGCCTACCGTTCCCGCCCGCTGACGTGCGGCAGCGCTGGACGTGGGAGCGGGTGGTCGAAGCCGCACGCAAGATCGCGCGCCCCGCGGAGGGTATCTGGGGCCTCGTCCTGGAGCAGACCGACCGCCCCTACCAGATCCTGCCGCTGGCGCAGTCGAAGGGGGCGGCCGGAATCAGCCCCGACGGGCTGCGCGCCTCTGGCTACATCGACACACCCGCGTTCGTCGACGCCATGACCTTCTACCAGCGGCTCTTCACCGAGTGGCAGGTGAGCCCGAAAGGGCTGTTCGAGATCCCGCAGGTCACCGAGCTCTTCGGTACGGGCAAGCTGGCCATGCTTGTAGGCGAGCTGTGGAACCTGCGCTTCCTGGAAGCTTACAGGGACCTCAGCTGGGGCGTCGCCCCCCACCCCTATTTCCAGGGCGGAAAGGTCGTGACGCCTACGGGATCGTGGCACATCGGCATCAACCCGCGGACCGAACGGCGGCGGGAAACGATCGCCTTCGTCAAGGCGTTCGTGAGCAGCAAGGAGAACGCCATGCTGTTCGACCTCACCCGGCGCACCCCGTGCCGGCGGTCGGTGTACCGGCAGAAGGCCGGCGAGTTCTCGCTGGCACCGTGGCGGATCGTCCTCTACGAGCTGGCCAATACCGCCGTGCCCCGGCCACTCACCCCGGGGTTCCGGGAGTACGAGAACATCCTCCAGCAGGCGCTCCGTGATATCCAGCTGGGTGCGGACGTGCAGCGCACACTGCGCGCAGCGGCCGCGCGCATCGATCGTGAGCTGGCCAAGTACCGACAGTGA